Proteins from a genomic interval of Numenius arquata chromosome 18, bNumArq3.hap1.1, whole genome shotgun sequence:
- the TUBD1 gene encoding tubulin delta chain isoform X1, with protein sequence MSIVTVQLGQCGNQIGHEVFNAICGDVCGTHGLCSKKENESYHDACKERFFSEEESEGMAFNLPVARAVLVDMEPKVISQTLSIAARSGYWKYDDRSHFCQKQGSGNNWANGYSVHGPRHKEVIMNLVQREAEKCDRLGGFFTIMSMAGGTGSGLGAFVTQCLRDAFPTSFILNHVIWPYGTGEVIVQNYNSVLTLSHLYRSSDALLIHENDVIHKICAQLMNIKQISFRDVNQVIAHQLGSVFQPTYTAESGLHYSRNPLGDLMETLVPHPEFKMLGLRNIPQMPENSLAYSAFSWPGLIRHLRQMLIANAKMEEGIDWQVKPPRLGSSVPSSHSTNRPLHFNTSIANLVILRGKDTHSVDLGSFRDPSLYTSWLRPQDAFNAWQTPRAFNKYEKSASLVSNSQFLLKPLDNVVGKAWNMFASKAYIHQYTKFGIEEEDFLDSFTTLEQVISSYTTL encoded by the exons ATGTCAATAGTCACAGTCCAGCTTGGTCAGTGTGGCAATCAGATTGGCCATGAGGTGTTCAATGCTATCTGTGGTGACGTCTGTGGCACACATGGGTTGTGTTCCAAGAAGGAGAATGAATCCTACCATGATGCTTGCAAAGAACGTTTTTTCAGTGAGGAGGAGTCTGAAGGTATGGCGTTTAACT TACCTGTTGCCCGAGCTGTGCTGGTTGACATGGAACCTAAAGTAATCAGCCAAACCTTATCAATAGCTGCCAGGTCTGGCTACTGGAAATACGATGATCGGTCACACTTCTGTCAGAAGCAAGGGTCTGGGAACAACTGGGCAAACGG TTATTCTGTTCATGGGCCTAGACACAAAGAAGTAATAATGAATCTGGtacaaagagaagcagagaaatgcGATCGACTCGGTGGATTTTTCACGATAATGAGCATGGCTGGTGGTACAGGGTCTGGCTTGGGAGCATTTGTGACCCAGTGTTTGAGAGATGCTTTTCCAACCTCATTTATATTAAACCATGTTATCTGGCCCTACGGCACTGGTGAG gtCATTGTTCAAAACTACAACTCTGTTTTGACTCTGTCCCACCTGTACCGGTCATCAGATGCCCTTCTCATTCATGAGAATGATGTCATCCACAAGATCTGTGCTCAGCTGATGAATATTAAACAGATCTCCTTCAGGGATGTAAATCAAGTCATTGCACATCAGCTGGGGAGTGTTTTCCAGCCCACTTACACAGCAGAGAGTGGCTTACACTACAGCAGAAACCCGTTAG GAGACTTAATGGAGACGTTAGTTCCACATCCTGAATTCAAGATGTTGGGTCTTCGTAACATACCTCAGATGCCTGAAAACTCCCTCGCTTATAGCGCGTTCAGTTGGCCTGGACTCATCAGACATTTAAGGCAGATGCTCATTGCTAATGCTAAAATGGAGGAAG GTATTGATTGGCAAGTAAAACCACCACGTCTGggctcctctgtcccctccagtCATTCCACAAACAGGCCGCTGCATTTTAATACTTCCATTGCCAACCTGGTTATCCTGCGAGGAAAAGATACGCACAGCGTAGACTTAG gaaGTTTCCGAGATCCCTCATTATACACATCATGGCTAAGGCCTCAGGATGCTTTTAATGCATGGCAAACACCAAGAGCATTTAACAAGTACGAGAAGTCTGCTTCTTTGGTCAGCAATAGCCAGTTCCTGCTGAAACCTCTTGACAATGTTGTAGGAAAAGCTTGGAATATGTTTGCTTCCAA AGCCTACATTCACCAGTACACCAAATTCGGAATCGAAGAGGAAGATTTCCTGGACAGCTTCACAACTCTGGAACAAGTTATCTCCAGCTACACcaccctttga
- the TUBD1 gene encoding tubulin delta chain isoform X2 yields the protein MSIVTVQLGQCGNQIGHEVFNAICGDVCGTHGLCSKKENESYHDACKERFFSEEESEVPVARAVLVDMEPKVISQTLSIAARSGYWKYDDRSHFCQKQGSGNNWANGYSVHGPRHKEVIMNLVQREAEKCDRLGGFFTIMSMAGGTGSGLGAFVTQCLRDAFPTSFILNHVIWPYGTGEVIVQNYNSVLTLSHLYRSSDALLIHENDVIHKICAQLMNIKQISFRDVNQVIAHQLGSVFQPTYTAESGLHYSRNPLGDLMETLVPHPEFKMLGLRNIPQMPENSLAYSAFSWPGLIRHLRQMLIANAKMEEGIDWQVKPPRLGSSVPSSHSTNRPLHFNTSIANLVILRGKDTHSVDLGSFRDPSLYTSWLRPQDAFNAWQTPRAFNKYEKSASLVSNSQFLLKPLDNVVGKAWNMFASKAYIHQYTKFGIEEEDFLDSFTTLEQVISSYTTL from the exons ATGTCAATAGTCACAGTCCAGCTTGGTCAGTGTGGCAATCAGATTGGCCATGAGGTGTTCAATGCTATCTGTGGTGACGTCTGTGGCACACATGGGTTGTGTTCCAAGAAGGAGAATGAATCCTACCATGATGCTTGCAAAGAACGTTTTTTCAGTGAGGAGGAGTCTGAAG TACCTGTTGCCCGAGCTGTGCTGGTTGACATGGAACCTAAAGTAATCAGCCAAACCTTATCAATAGCTGCCAGGTCTGGCTACTGGAAATACGATGATCGGTCACACTTCTGTCAGAAGCAAGGGTCTGGGAACAACTGGGCAAACGG TTATTCTGTTCATGGGCCTAGACACAAAGAAGTAATAATGAATCTGGtacaaagagaagcagagaaatgcGATCGACTCGGTGGATTTTTCACGATAATGAGCATGGCTGGTGGTACAGGGTCTGGCTTGGGAGCATTTGTGACCCAGTGTTTGAGAGATGCTTTTCCAACCTCATTTATATTAAACCATGTTATCTGGCCCTACGGCACTGGTGAG gtCATTGTTCAAAACTACAACTCTGTTTTGACTCTGTCCCACCTGTACCGGTCATCAGATGCCCTTCTCATTCATGAGAATGATGTCATCCACAAGATCTGTGCTCAGCTGATGAATATTAAACAGATCTCCTTCAGGGATGTAAATCAAGTCATTGCACATCAGCTGGGGAGTGTTTTCCAGCCCACTTACACAGCAGAGAGTGGCTTACACTACAGCAGAAACCCGTTAG GAGACTTAATGGAGACGTTAGTTCCACATCCTGAATTCAAGATGTTGGGTCTTCGTAACATACCTCAGATGCCTGAAAACTCCCTCGCTTATAGCGCGTTCAGTTGGCCTGGACTCATCAGACATTTAAGGCAGATGCTCATTGCTAATGCTAAAATGGAGGAAG GTATTGATTGGCAAGTAAAACCACCACGTCTGggctcctctgtcccctccagtCATTCCACAAACAGGCCGCTGCATTTTAATACTTCCATTGCCAACCTGGTTATCCTGCGAGGAAAAGATACGCACAGCGTAGACTTAG gaaGTTTCCGAGATCCCTCATTATACACATCATGGCTAAGGCCTCAGGATGCTTTTAATGCATGGCAAACACCAAGAGCATTTAACAAGTACGAGAAGTCTGCTTCTTTGGTCAGCAATAGCCAGTTCCTGCTGAAACCTCTTGACAATGTTGTAGGAAAAGCTTGGAATATGTTTGCTTCCAA AGCCTACATTCACCAGTACACCAAATTCGGAATCGAAGAGGAAGATTTCCTGGACAGCTTCACAACTCTGGAACAAGTTATCTCCAGCTACACcaccctttga
- the TUBD1 gene encoding tubulin delta chain isoform X5, whose product MSIVTVQLGQCGNQIGHEVFNAICGDVCGTHGLCSKKENESYHDACKERFFSEEESEVPVARAVLVDMEPKVISQTLSIAARSGYWKYDDRSHFCQKQGSGNNWANGYSVHGPRHKEVIMNLVQREAEKCDRLGGFFTIMSMAGGTGSGLGAFVTQCLRDAFPTSFILNHVIWPYGTGEVIVQNYNSVLTLSHLYRSSDALLIHENDVIHKICAQLMNIKQISFRDVNQVIAHQLGSVFQPTYTAESGLHYSRNPLGSFRDPSLYTSWLRPQDAFNAWQTPRAFNKYEKSASLVSNSQFLLKPLDNVVGKAWNMFASKAYIHQYTKFGIEEEDFLDSFTTLEQVISSYTTL is encoded by the exons ATGTCAATAGTCACAGTCCAGCTTGGTCAGTGTGGCAATCAGATTGGCCATGAGGTGTTCAATGCTATCTGTGGTGACGTCTGTGGCACACATGGGTTGTGTTCCAAGAAGGAGAATGAATCCTACCATGATGCTTGCAAAGAACGTTTTTTCAGTGAGGAGGAGTCTGAAG TACCTGTTGCCCGAGCTGTGCTGGTTGACATGGAACCTAAAGTAATCAGCCAAACCTTATCAATAGCTGCCAGGTCTGGCTACTGGAAATACGATGATCGGTCACACTTCTGTCAGAAGCAAGGGTCTGGGAACAACTGGGCAAACGG TTATTCTGTTCATGGGCCTAGACACAAAGAAGTAATAATGAATCTGGtacaaagagaagcagagaaatgcGATCGACTCGGTGGATTTTTCACGATAATGAGCATGGCTGGTGGTACAGGGTCTGGCTTGGGAGCATTTGTGACCCAGTGTTTGAGAGATGCTTTTCCAACCTCATTTATATTAAACCATGTTATCTGGCCCTACGGCACTGGTGAG gtCATTGTTCAAAACTACAACTCTGTTTTGACTCTGTCCCACCTGTACCGGTCATCAGATGCCCTTCTCATTCATGAGAATGATGTCATCCACAAGATCTGTGCTCAGCTGATGAATATTAAACAGATCTCCTTCAGGGATGTAAATCAAGTCATTGCACATCAGCTGGGGAGTGTTTTCCAGCCCACTTACACAGCAGAGAGTGGCTTACACTACAGCAGAAACCCGTTAG gaaGTTTCCGAGATCCCTCATTATACACATCATGGCTAAGGCCTCAGGATGCTTTTAATGCATGGCAAACACCAAGAGCATTTAACAAGTACGAGAAGTCTGCTTCTTTGGTCAGCAATAGCCAGTTCCTGCTGAAACCTCTTGACAATGTTGTAGGAAAAGCTTGGAATATGTTTGCTTCCAA AGCCTACATTCACCAGTACACCAAATTCGGAATCGAAGAGGAAGATTTCCTGGACAGCTTCACAACTCTGGAACAAGTTATCTCCAGCTACACcaccctttga
- the TUBD1 gene encoding tubulin delta chain isoform X3, whose product MSIVTVQLGQCGNQIGHEVFNAICGDVCGTHGLCSKKENESYHDACKERFFSEEESEVPVARAVLVDMEPKVISQTLSIAARSGYWKYDDRSHFCQKQGSGNNWANGYSVHGPRHKEVIMNLVQREAEKCDRLGGFFTIMSMAGGTGSGLGAFVTQCLRDAFPTSFILNHVIWPYGTGEVIVQNYNSVLTLSHLYRSSDALLIHENDVIHKICAQLMNIKQISFRDVNQVIAHQLGSVFQPTYTAESGLHYSRNPLGIDWQVKPPRLGSSVPSSHSTNRPLHFNTSIANLVILRGKDTHSVDLGSFRDPSLYTSWLRPQDAFNAWQTPRAFNKYEKSASLVSNSQFLLKPLDNVVGKAWNMFASKAYIHQYTKFGIEEEDFLDSFTTLEQVISSYTTL is encoded by the exons ATGTCAATAGTCACAGTCCAGCTTGGTCAGTGTGGCAATCAGATTGGCCATGAGGTGTTCAATGCTATCTGTGGTGACGTCTGTGGCACACATGGGTTGTGTTCCAAGAAGGAGAATGAATCCTACCATGATGCTTGCAAAGAACGTTTTTTCAGTGAGGAGGAGTCTGAAG TACCTGTTGCCCGAGCTGTGCTGGTTGACATGGAACCTAAAGTAATCAGCCAAACCTTATCAATAGCTGCCAGGTCTGGCTACTGGAAATACGATGATCGGTCACACTTCTGTCAGAAGCAAGGGTCTGGGAACAACTGGGCAAACGG TTATTCTGTTCATGGGCCTAGACACAAAGAAGTAATAATGAATCTGGtacaaagagaagcagagaaatgcGATCGACTCGGTGGATTTTTCACGATAATGAGCATGGCTGGTGGTACAGGGTCTGGCTTGGGAGCATTTGTGACCCAGTGTTTGAGAGATGCTTTTCCAACCTCATTTATATTAAACCATGTTATCTGGCCCTACGGCACTGGTGAG gtCATTGTTCAAAACTACAACTCTGTTTTGACTCTGTCCCACCTGTACCGGTCATCAGATGCCCTTCTCATTCATGAGAATGATGTCATCCACAAGATCTGTGCTCAGCTGATGAATATTAAACAGATCTCCTTCAGGGATGTAAATCAAGTCATTGCACATCAGCTGGGGAGTGTTTTCCAGCCCACTTACACAGCAGAGAGTGGCTTACACTACAGCAGAAACCCGTTAG GTATTGATTGGCAAGTAAAACCACCACGTCTGggctcctctgtcccctccagtCATTCCACAAACAGGCCGCTGCATTTTAATACTTCCATTGCCAACCTGGTTATCCTGCGAGGAAAAGATACGCACAGCGTAGACTTAG gaaGTTTCCGAGATCCCTCATTATACACATCATGGCTAAGGCCTCAGGATGCTTTTAATGCATGGCAAACACCAAGAGCATTTAACAAGTACGAGAAGTCTGCTTCTTTGGTCAGCAATAGCCAGTTCCTGCTGAAACCTCTTGACAATGTTGTAGGAAAAGCTTGGAATATGTTTGCTTCCAA AGCCTACATTCACCAGTACACCAAATTCGGAATCGAAGAGGAAGATTTCCTGGACAGCTTCACAACTCTGGAACAAGTTATCTCCAGCTACACcaccctttga
- the TUBD1 gene encoding tubulin delta chain isoform X4: MSIVTVQLGQCGNQIGHEVFNAICGDVCGTHGLCSKKENESYHDACKERFFSEEESEVPVARAVLVDMEPKVISQTLSIAARSGYWKYDDRSHFCQKQGSGNNWANGYSVHGPRHKEVIMNLVQREAEKCDRLGGFFTIMSMAGGTGSGLGAFVTQCLRDAFPTSFILNHVIWPYGTGEVIVQNYNSVLTLSHLYRSSDALLIHENDVIHKICAQLMNIKQISFRDVNQVIAHQLGSVFQPTYTAESGLHYSRNPLGDLMETLVPHPEFKMLGLRNIPQMPENSLAYSAFSWPGLIRHLRQMLIANAKMEEGIDWQVKPPRLGSSVPSSHSTNRPLHFNTSIANLVILRGKDTHSVDLGKKHRAYIHQYTKFGIEEEDFLDSFTTLEQVISSYTTL, from the exons ATGTCAATAGTCACAGTCCAGCTTGGTCAGTGTGGCAATCAGATTGGCCATGAGGTGTTCAATGCTATCTGTGGTGACGTCTGTGGCACACATGGGTTGTGTTCCAAGAAGGAGAATGAATCCTACCATGATGCTTGCAAAGAACGTTTTTTCAGTGAGGAGGAGTCTGAAG TACCTGTTGCCCGAGCTGTGCTGGTTGACATGGAACCTAAAGTAATCAGCCAAACCTTATCAATAGCTGCCAGGTCTGGCTACTGGAAATACGATGATCGGTCACACTTCTGTCAGAAGCAAGGGTCTGGGAACAACTGGGCAAACGG TTATTCTGTTCATGGGCCTAGACACAAAGAAGTAATAATGAATCTGGtacaaagagaagcagagaaatgcGATCGACTCGGTGGATTTTTCACGATAATGAGCATGGCTGGTGGTACAGGGTCTGGCTTGGGAGCATTTGTGACCCAGTGTTTGAGAGATGCTTTTCCAACCTCATTTATATTAAACCATGTTATCTGGCCCTACGGCACTGGTGAG gtCATTGTTCAAAACTACAACTCTGTTTTGACTCTGTCCCACCTGTACCGGTCATCAGATGCCCTTCTCATTCATGAGAATGATGTCATCCACAAGATCTGTGCTCAGCTGATGAATATTAAACAGATCTCCTTCAGGGATGTAAATCAAGTCATTGCACATCAGCTGGGGAGTGTTTTCCAGCCCACTTACACAGCAGAGAGTGGCTTACACTACAGCAGAAACCCGTTAG GAGACTTAATGGAGACGTTAGTTCCACATCCTGAATTCAAGATGTTGGGTCTTCGTAACATACCTCAGATGCCTGAAAACTCCCTCGCTTATAGCGCGTTCAGTTGGCCTGGACTCATCAGACATTTAAGGCAGATGCTCATTGCTAATGCTAAAATGGAGGAAG GTATTGATTGGCAAGTAAAACCACCACGTCTGggctcctctgtcccctccagtCATTCCACAAACAGGCCGCTGCATTTTAATACTTCCATTGCCAACCTGGTTATCCTGCGAGGAAAAGATACGCACAGCGTAGACTTAGGTAAGAA ACACAGAGCCTACATTCACCAGTACACCAAATTCGGAATCGAAGAGGAAGATTTCCTGGACAGCTTCACAACTCTGGAACAAGTTATCTCCAGCTACACcaccctttga